In one window of Catellicoccus marimammalium M35/04/3 DNA:
- the gatB gene encoding Asp-tRNA(Asn)/Glu-tRNA(Gln) amidotransferase subunit GatB — protein MNNFETVIGLEVHVELKTNSKMFSPSPVTYGEDPNTSTNVIDWGYPGTLPTVNKGALEFGMRAALALNCKINQDTMFDRKHYFYPDNPKAYQITQDKYPIGYDGWIEIEVEGQKKKIRIERIHVEEDAGKNTHGTDGYSYVDLNRQGTPLIEIVSEADMRSPEEAYAYLEALRQIIQFTGVSDVKMEEGSMRCDANVSLRPYGAKEFGTKTELKNLNSISNVKKGIAFEQNRQAKILLSGGEIQQETRRYDDSTNTTILMRVKEGASDYRYFPEPDLPFYHISDEWIAEIKETMPESPQSRRQRYTQELGLPEYDAMVLTLSVEMSDFFDAAVKEGADAKQVANWLMGEVSAYLNEKKLELSETKLTPQNLAQMIQLIADGTISSKMAKKVFRELITNGGDAKEVVEAKGLVQLSDPAQLQPIVAGIVDEHPESVELFKKGKDRAVGFLVGQVMKATKGQANPGVVNQLIKEELEKR, from the coding sequence ATGAATAATTTTGAAACAGTCATCGGTTTAGAAGTTCACGTAGAACTAAAAACAAATTCAAAAATGTTTTCTCCTTCTCCTGTAACTTATGGAGAAGATCCAAATACAAGTACAAATGTCATTGACTGGGGATATCCAGGAACATTACCTACAGTCAATAAAGGGGCATTAGAATTTGGAATGCGCGCTGCATTAGCCTTAAATTGTAAGATTAACCAAGATACAATGTTTGATCGTAAACATTATTTCTATCCAGATAATCCAAAAGCATACCAAATTACCCAAGATAAATATCCAATTGGTTATGATGGTTGGATTGAAATTGAAGTTGAAGGACAAAAGAAAAAAATCCGTATTGAACGTATTCACGTAGAAGAAGATGCTGGGAAAAATACACACGGTACCGATGGTTACTCTTATGTCGATTTAAACCGTCAAGGTACACCATTAATTGAAATCGTGTCTGAAGCAGATATGCGCAGTCCAGAAGAAGCGTATGCTTATTTAGAAGCATTACGTCAAATCATTCAATTCACTGGCGTAAGTGATGTGAAAATGGAAGAAGGTTCTATGCGTTGTGATGCCAATGTATCTTTACGTCCTTATGGTGCAAAAGAGTTTGGTACAAAAACAGAGTTGAAAAACTTAAACTCTATTTCTAACGTGAAAAAAGGGATTGCTTTTGAACAAAATCGTCAAGCAAAAATCTTACTTTCTGGTGGAGAAATCCAACAAGAAACACGTCGTTATGATGATAGCACAAATACAACTATCTTAATGCGTGTAAAAGAAGGAGCGAGTGATTATCGTTACTTCCCAGAACCAGATCTACCATTCTATCATATTTCTGATGAATGGATTGCGGAAATTAAAGAAACAATGCCTGAATCTCCACAATCTCGTCGTCAACGTTATACACAAGAATTAGGCTTACCAGAATATGATGCAATGGTCTTGACTTTATCTGTAGAAATGTCTGACTTCTTCGATGCAGCAGTAAAAGAAGGAGCAGATGCAAAACAAGTAGCAAACTGGTTAATGGGTGAAGTTTCTGCGTACTTAAACGAGAAGAAATTAGAATTAAGCGAAACAAAATTAACTCCACAAAACTTAGCACAAATGATTCAATTAATTGCGGATGGTACAATTTCTTCTAAAATGGCGAAAAAAGTCTTCCGTGAATTAATTACGAATGGTGGAGATGCCAAAGAAGTAGTAGAAGCAAAAGGATTAGTTCAATTATCTGATCCTGCACAATTACAACCAATCGTAGCAGGTATTGTTGATGAACACCCGGAATCTGTAGAACTATTCAAAAAAGGAAAAGATCGCGCAGTTGGTTTCTTAGTCGGTCAAGTAATGAAAGCGACAAAAGGACAAGCAAACCCAGGTGTGGTTAACCAATTAATCAAAGAAGAATTAGAAAAACGTTAA
- the gatA gene encoding Asp-tRNA(Asn)/Glu-tRNA(Gln) amidotransferase subunit GatA, producing MMNVLNSSLLQLHEMLVNKEITSEQLVKAYIERIEATDETMRSFLTLNKEQALEQARKIDEEGIKEEEYLKGIPVGIKDNIVTKDLRTTAASKMLENFVPVYDATVMEKLYQAGMIPVGKLNMDEFAMGASTETSHFQQTVNAWDHTKVPGGSSGGSATAVAARQIPCALGSDTGGSVRQPSSFNGVVGMKPTYGRVSRYGLIAFASSLDQIGTITKTVEDNALLLNAICGPDEKDYTSARVEVPDFTAKIGQNIAGMKIGVPKEFMSDAVSTEVKEKVQEAMKQFEALGATVEEVSLPYAPYGISVYYVQACAEAASNLSRFDGIRYGYRVENVENLEDVYVKSRSEGFGDEVKRRIMIGTYSLSAGNFDAHYKKASQVRTLICEDFAKVLKEYDVILAPTSPTPAFTIGEVQDPVAMYTSDLLTIPVNLAGLPSMSIPCGFVDGLPVGMQIIGRPFDEATIYQVASAFEKATDFHLEKPEIAKGEDHE from the coding sequence ATAATGAACGTTTTAAATAGTTCCCTTTTACAATTGCATGAAATGTTAGTGAACAAAGAAATCACTTCAGAGCAATTAGTGAAAGCCTATATTGAACGTATTGAAGCAACAGATGAAACGATGCGTTCTTTTTTAACATTAAATAAAGAACAAGCCTTAGAACAAGCGCGTAAAATAGATGAAGAAGGAATCAAAGAAGAAGAATACTTAAAAGGGATTCCAGTAGGGATTAAAGATAACATCGTAACAAAAGACTTACGTACTACAGCTGCTAGTAAAATGTTAGAAAACTTTGTCCCTGTATACGATGCTACAGTTATGGAAAAATTATACCAAGCAGGAATGATTCCAGTAGGGAAACTAAACATGGATGAATTCGCGATGGGAGCAAGTACAGAAACTTCTCATTTCCAACAAACTGTAAATGCATGGGATCATACAAAAGTACCAGGAGGATCTTCTGGTGGTTCAGCAACTGCGGTTGCGGCTCGTCAAATTCCATGTGCTCTAGGAAGCGATACTGGAGGTTCTGTTCGTCAGCCTTCTTCTTTCAATGGAGTTGTGGGAATGAAACCAACTTATGGACGAGTTTCTCGTTATGGTTTAATTGCCTTTGCTTCTAGCTTAGACCAAATTGGTACGATTACAAAAACAGTAGAAGATAACGCATTATTATTAAATGCGATTTGTGGTCCAGATGAAAAAGACTACACTTCTGCTCGTGTAGAAGTTCCTGATTTTACTGCTAAAATCGGACAAAATATTGCAGGTATGAAAATTGGGGTACCAAAAGAATTCATGAGTGATGCAGTTTCTACAGAAGTGAAAGAAAAAGTTCAAGAAGCAATGAAACAATTCGAAGCTTTAGGAGCAACGGTAGAAGAAGTGAGCTTACCTTATGCTCCTTATGGTATTTCTGTATACTATGTTCAAGCCTGTGCCGAAGCTGCTTCTAACTTAAGCCGTTTTGACGGTATTCGTTACGGATATCGTGTTGAAAACGTTGAAAACTTAGAAGATGTTTATGTGAAAAGTCGTTCTGAGGGATTTGGCGATGAAGTGAAACGTCGTATTATGATTGGTACGTATTCATTAAGTGCTGGTAACTTTGATGCACACTACAAAAAAGCTAGCCAAGTGCGTACATTAATCTGCGAAGATTTTGCCAAAGTGTTAAAAGAGTATGATGTCATTTTAGCACCAACTTCACCAACTCCAGCCTTTACTATTGGAGAAGTACAAGATCCAGTAGCGATGTACACAAGCGACTTATTAACTATCCCTGTAAACTTAGCAGGATTACCAAGTATGAGTATTCCTTGTGGTTTTGTAGATGGACTTCCTGTAGGAATGCAAATTATTGGTCGTCCATTTGATGAAGCAACGATTTATCAAGTCGCTTCTGCGTTTGAAAAAGCAACAGATTTCCATCTAGAAAAACCTGAAATTGCGAAAGGAGAAGATCATGAATAA
- the gatC gene encoding Asp-tRNA(Asn)/Glu-tRNA(Gln) amidotransferase subunit GatC, giving the protein MSISKEQVNHVAHLAKLELSEEEIGVFTSQLSDILTMVEHLDEVDTTGVKPTTNVIFDENLWREDVAQKPMDRDELMKNVPVHENGYIKVPAMLNQGEEE; this is encoded by the coding sequence GTGTCAATTTCAAAAGAACAAGTAAATCATGTCGCTCACTTAGCAAAATTGGAATTGTCGGAAGAAGAAATTGGAGTATTCACTTCTCAATTATCCGATATTTTAACAATGGTTGAGCATTTAGACGAAGTAGATACTACAGGAGTAAAACCAACAACAAATGTTATTTTTGATGAAAACTTATGGCGTGAAGATGTAGCCCAAAAACCAATGGACCGTGACGAATTAATGAAAAATGTACCTGTCCATGAAAATGGCTATATTAAAGTTCCAGCTATGTTAAATCAAGGGGAGGAAGAATAA
- a CDS encoding DedA family protein, with protein MSMLAPILFSLSALATHPQYHGIAPSLAALLILGSCLFGDTFDYLTGKYLEYVIEKWPQKKNKEAKVKEAIQKGEAIFKKYGPMAIVLMSCTPVLHSAVSMSAGATKYAYHKFIIINTMANIIIVCACLLLGHYFGNLPWVKSHLVIVTFLVMLAIMIPVLLLSKHLQKKA; from the coding sequence ATGTCGATGTTAGCACCGATTTTATTTAGTTTATCTGCGTTAGCCACTCATCCACAATATCATGGAATTGCTCCTTCTCTTGCTGCGTTATTAATTTTGGGAAGTTGTCTTTTTGGTGATACTTTTGATTATTTAACAGGAAAGTATTTAGAATATGTCATTGAAAAATGGCCACAAAAGAAAAATAAGGAAGCTAAAGTAAAGGAAGCCATCCAAAAAGGAGAGGCAATTTTTAAAAAATATGGACCGATGGCCATTGTCCTTATGAGCTGTACTCCTGTATTGCATAGTGCAGTTTCCATGTCTGCTGGGGCAACAAAATATGCTTATCATAAATTTATTATCATTAATACGATGGCTAATATTATCATCGTCTGTGCTTGTTTATTATTAGGACATTATTTTGGAAATCTACCTTGGGTCAAATCTCATTTAGTCATCGTTACTTTCTTAGTCATGTTGGCAATTATGATTCCTGTCCTATTATTATCCAAACATTTACAGAAAAAAGCATAA
- the ligA gene encoding NAD-dependent DNA ligase LigA produces the protein MNEIQKEMAQLQEELKRYAKAYYVEDAPLVEDHIYDEKYQKLLSLEAQYPQYKMKDSITSEVGSANEIQNTPFEKVRHRIPMLSLGDVFSFAELEQFIQRVEKEVGPCQYMCELKIDGLAINLRYEKGKLVQGSTRGNGVIGEDITHNIRTIKDIPQTLPDELSIEVRGECYMSKRSFEQLNQRQEEAGLAPFANPRNAAAGSLRQLDAKVTKERQLSSFIYQIAHYDRLSVTTQEENLHQLKELGFAVDVHDRLCHSIAEIEDYITEMQEKRHELSYDIDGIVIKVNSLDTQAHLGTTIKVPRWAIAYKFPPEEVTTVLREIEWTVGRTGVVTPTAIMDPVFVAGTTVSRASLHNPDYIQEKDLRLGDTVYLHKAGDIIPEISRVDLSKRPKEATPYVIPTTCPSCHEPLTHLKEEVALRCMNPLCPAQAKELMKHFVSRNAMDVRGVGESILDQLFQKGMIHTMDDLYRLTEDDLLQLDKVKEKKAQNILTSIEESKHRSLEHLIFGLGIRHIGYKVAKMLAQTFKTMEHLQQVTKEELLALDGFGEIMADSLLHYFAQKEAQELIEHLKELGVSMKYHAPHVEETTVDTALFAGQTIVLTGKLSHFTRDELKEKLEQWGAKVTGSVSQKTDLVIAGEKAGSKKTKAESLGIPIWSEEELLEKIKE, from the coding sequence ATGAATGAAATCCAAAAAGAAATGGCACAACTACAAGAGGAATTGAAACGTTATGCTAAAGCATACTATGTTGAAGATGCTCCTTTAGTAGAAGACCATATCTATGATGAAAAATATCAAAAATTATTATCTTTAGAAGCACAATATCCACAATATAAAATGAAAGATTCGATTACTTCAGAAGTGGGAAGTGCCAATGAAATTCAAAATACACCATTTGAAAAAGTACGTCATCGAATTCCCATGCTAAGTTTGGGCGATGTCTTCTCTTTTGCGGAATTGGAACAATTTATTCAACGAGTAGAAAAAGAAGTGGGACCTTGTCAGTATATGTGTGAATTGAAAATTGATGGCTTGGCGATTAATTTACGCTATGAAAAAGGAAAATTAGTTCAAGGTTCTACACGTGGAAATGGAGTAATTGGTGAAGATATTACTCATAATATTCGAACAATCAAAGATATTCCTCAAACATTACCGGATGAATTATCTATCGAGGTTCGTGGAGAATGTTACATGTCTAAGCGTTCTTTTGAACAGTTAAATCAACGCCAAGAAGAGGCAGGATTGGCTCCTTTTGCTAATCCAAGAAACGCAGCGGCAGGAAGTTTACGTCAATTAGATGCAAAAGTAACGAAAGAACGTCAATTATCTTCGTTCATTTATCAAATTGCTCATTATGACCGTTTATCAGTGACAACACAAGAAGAAAACTTACATCAGCTAAAAGAATTAGGGTTTGCTGTGGATGTTCATGATCGTTTATGTCATTCGATAGCAGAAATTGAAGACTACATTACAGAAATGCAAGAAAAACGTCATGAACTTTCTTATGATATTGATGGGATTGTCATTAAAGTAAATTCTTTAGATACACAAGCTCATTTAGGAACAACCATTAAAGTTCCTCGTTGGGCAATTGCGTATAAATTCCCACCAGAAGAGGTAACAACCGTTTTACGAGAAATTGAATGGACCGTGGGAAGAACAGGGGTCGTGACCCCAACGGCAATTATGGATCCTGTTTTTGTGGCAGGAACAACCGTTTCTCGAGCAAGTTTGCATAATCCAGATTATATTCAAGAAAAAGATTTACGTTTAGGAGATACCGTCTATTTACATAAAGCAGGAGATATTATTCCTGAAATTAGCCGAGTAGATCTTAGCAAACGTCCAAAAGAAGCAACACCTTATGTCATTCCAACAACTTGTCCAAGTTGCCATGAACCATTGACTCATTTAAAAGAAGAAGTAGCTCTTCGTTGTATGAATCCTTTATGTCCAGCGCAAGCAAAAGAATTGATGAAGCACTTTGTTTCTCGTAATGCGATGGATGTTCGTGGTGTAGGCGAATCGATTTTAGATCAATTATTCCAAAAAGGAATGATTCATACGATGGATGATTTATACCGTTTAACGGAAGATGATCTTTTACAATTAGATAAAGTAAAAGAGAAGAAAGCACAAAATATTTTAACTTCGATTGAAGAAAGTAAACATCGTTCTTTAGAACATTTAATTTTTGGTCTAGGAATTCGTCATATTGGTTATAAAGTCGCAAAAATGTTAGCGCAAACCTTTAAAACGATGGAGCATTTACAACAAGTAACTAAAGAAGAGTTGTTAGCACTCGATGGATTTGGTGAAATTATGGCGGACAGTCTTTTACATTATTTTGCCCAAAAAGAAGCTCAAGAGTTGATTGAACATTTAAAAGAGTTAGGAGTATCTATGAAATATCATGCTCCACACGTTGAAGAAACGACAGTAGATACTGCACTTTTTGCTGGTCAAACGATTGTTTTAACTGGAAAATTAAGTCATTTTACACGCGATGAATTAAAAGAAAAGCTAGAACAATGGGGAGCAAAAGTAACAGGAAGTGTTTCGCAAAAAACAGATTTGGTAATTGCTGGTGAAAAAGCAGGCTCCAAAAAAACAAAAGCGGAATCTTTAGGAATTCCTATTTGGTCAGAAGAAGAATTATTAGAAAAAATCAAAGAATAA
- the pcrA gene encoding DNA helicase PcrA — MTENQFTIGMNPQQKEAVEYTEGPLLVMAGAGSGKTRVLTHRIAYLLSTHMDLRPWNILAITFTNKAAREMKERLENLIGPSSRDLWVSTFHSMCVRILRRHAEKLGYHSNFSILDASETKTIVKRILKEKNYDEEKFSADAILSYIRRWKNETIFPEEVQKQLEGSTHILQKIACECYVAYQEELKRNDTMDFDDLIMLTLSLFEEFPEVLAQYQEQFRYIHVDEYQDTNHAQYLLVQQLAAKYQNLCVVGDADQSIYAWRGADITNILNFKKDYPKAKEILLEQNYRSTKTILNAANNVIQNNYDQGDQLKQLWTDNEEGEKITYYTADDEKAEAIYIAEKMKELIADGFHYHEMAILYRTNAQSRALEDVFMQFNLPYHMVGGLKFYDRKEIKDLIAYLKVIANPQDMISFRRIINTPKRGIGATSLEKILAFAKEQGLSAIEACKNASMAGIRGKAVGQMEQFAEQVERWAELSKEMDLTEFVDLVLEESGYYDMLRESKGLENETRMENLKEFQSVTRAFVERWERGEVEKELGQTMLSAFLNDLSLLSDMDIKEEEIPDSVAFMTLHAAKGLEFPVVFIVGLEENLFPSKIEEDQIEEERRLAYVGITRAEKRLFLLNARRRMFFGRTQYNSPSRFIEEIDARYLNTIQPNPIGFKNTMTENKNPYRKNRGYRQPLQKIVEHKTLSGAEKESYQVGDKVIHRKWGEGAVLNTKGSGDQLELEVFFNSLGETRKLMAKYAPIEKKK; from the coding sequence ATGACAGAAAATCAATTTACTATTGGAATGAATCCGCAACAAAAAGAAGCGGTTGAATATACAGAAGGGCCATTACTTGTAATGGCTGGCGCAGGAAGTGGGAAAACTCGTGTGTTAACTCACCGTATTGCATATTTATTATCTACACATATGGATTTACGTCCTTGGAATATTTTAGCGATTACTTTTACAAATAAAGCAGCGCGTGAAATGAAGGAACGTTTAGAAAATCTGATTGGCCCAAGTAGTCGTGATTTATGGGTTTCTACGTTCCATAGTATGTGTGTCCGCATTTTACGCCGTCATGCTGAAAAATTAGGATATCATTCAAACTTTTCAATTTTGGATGCTTCTGAAACAAAAACAATTGTGAAACGTATTTTAAAAGAAAAAAATTATGACGAAGAGAAATTCAGTGCAGATGCTATTTTGTCTTATATTCGTCGTTGGAAAAATGAAACCATTTTCCCAGAAGAAGTCCAAAAACAATTAGAAGGATCGACTCATATTTTGCAAAAAATTGCTTGTGAATGCTATGTAGCTTACCAAGAAGAATTGAAACGTAATGATACGATGGACTTTGATGATTTAATTATGTTAACTCTATCTCTTTTTGAGGAGTTTCCAGAAGTACTTGCACAGTATCAAGAACAATTCCGCTATATCCATGTCGACGAGTATCAAGATACAAACCATGCACAATATTTATTAGTGCAACAATTGGCTGCAAAATATCAAAATCTATGTGTTGTAGGAGATGCAGACCAAAGTATTTATGCTTGGCGTGGAGCAGATATTACTAATATTTTGAATTTCAAAAAAGATTATCCAAAAGCAAAAGAGATTTTATTAGAACAAAATTATCGTTCAACAAAAACGATTTTAAATGCTGCAAATAATGTAATTCAAAACAACTATGATCAGGGAGATCAATTGAAACAATTATGGACCGATAATGAAGAAGGCGAAAAGATTACTTACTATACAGCTGATGATGAAAAAGCAGAAGCTATTTATATCGCTGAAAAAATGAAAGAATTGATTGCTGATGGATTCCATTACCATGAAATGGCTATTTTATATCGTACCAATGCGCAATCTCGTGCTTTAGAAGATGTGTTTATGCAATTTAATCTTCCGTATCATATGGTGGGAGGATTAAAATTCTATGACCGCAAAGAAATTAAAGATTTAATTGCTTATTTGAAAGTGATTGCTAATCCCCAAGATATGATTAGTTTCCGTCGAATTATTAATACGCCAAAACGAGGAATTGGGGCTACTTCTTTAGAAAAGATTTTAGCATTTGCTAAAGAACAAGGTTTATCTGCGATTGAAGCATGTAAAAATGCAAGTATGGCAGGAATCCGTGGAAAAGCAGTAGGTCAAATGGAACAATTTGCAGAACAAGTAGAACGTTGGGCAGAGTTAAGTAAAGAAATGGACTTAACAGAATTTGTCGACTTAGTTCTAGAAGAAAGTGGCTATTATGACATGCTTCGTGAAAGCAAAGGGTTAGAAAATGAGACTCGCATGGAAAACTTAAAAGAGTTTCAATCCGTTACTCGTGCTTTTGTAGAACGTTGGGAACGTGGAGAAGTAGAAAAAGAATTAGGACAAACAATGCTTTCTGCCTTTTTAAATGACTTGTCCTTACTATCTGATATGGATATTAAAGAAGAAGAAATTCCAGATAGTGTGGCCTTTATGACGCTTCATGCTGCAAAAGGATTGGAGTTTCCTGTTGTCTTTATCGTTGGTTTAGAAGAAAATCTTTTCCCAAGTAAAATTGAAGAAGATCAAATTGAAGAAGAGCGCCGTCTAGCCTATGTGGGAATTACTCGTGCTGAAAAACGTCTATTTTTATTAAACGCTCGTCGTCGTATGTTCTTTGGACGTACACAATATAATTCTCCTTCTCGCTTTATTGAAGAGATTGATGCCCGTTACTTAAATACGATTCAACCAAATCCAATTGGCTTTAAAAATACAATGACAGAAAATAAAAATCCATATCGTAAAAATCGTGGATATCGTCAACCACTACAAAAGATTGTAGAACATAAAACTTTATCTGGGGCTGAAAAAGAAAGTTATCAAGTAGGCGATAAAGTCATCCACCGTAAATGGGGTGAAGGAGCAGTATTGAATACGAAAGGTTCTGGAGATCAATTAGAGTTGGAAGTATTCTTTAATAGTCTTGGAGAAACAAGAAAATTAATGGCTAAATATGCGCCAATTGAAAAAAAGAAATAG
- a CDS encoding Ig-like domain-containing protein, whose protein sequence is MKKIVSMFLSLLLFLNFLTPGICAAAQTNNPGEGQVEVTNITTGAQNVTDGQRVTVNVDFAGGRNVKPGTKLTINIPQPTNDKAGLYGVKSTFTIDGKTANGQDVKDIATVNIQNNQAVVTFNNNVSKLPNGFTGHFTFSVEAQWALEGTSQQTQDVKIEVNGKYIIIHIVPGTTTGPGQNPSGPITANMVEKVGHNGKNGLINWQIQGATAQNATGNVVIHDTPNATPGASFIPSSFHLYITPAGSTQQYQVGYTKLVQLGWLKVNGNSWSLSVPAKYLANTNWIVYYQCKPDSLKNGQNYTNHVVVTTNHQTVKDDYVLKITDQGSGGITGNEGSSSSSSSATKPTTPSSSSSSSSSSSSSSSSSSSSSSSSSSSSSSSSTSSTPVDTSSTPATSGPSGDTGTTGTSDEPTGNKPSGNKPGQSTGNKPGNKPSQGTGNKPGNKPSGNKPSQGTGNKPNTGTTPGQGESGQPSSGQGSSSQSRPNGTGSHSGSQGGNTEVVDTTIDDTTVDDVNQNTRPNTGSVQEFDKDVLPQTGAQKERKLVLLGTSFLVAASGISYLWYRHKKQNRKA, encoded by the coding sequence ATGAAAAAGATAGTATCAATGTTTTTAAGTCTTTTGCTCTTCCTTAATTTTCTGACTCCTGGAATTTGTGCAGCAGCACAAACAAATAATCCAGGTGAGGGTCAAGTAGAAGTCACAAATATAACAACTGGAGCACAAAATGTCACTGATGGACAACGTGTAACGGTAAATGTGGACTTTGCGGGAGGTCGAAATGTTAAACCAGGGACAAAGTTAACCATTAACATTCCTCAACCTACCAATGATAAAGCAGGCTTATATGGTGTGAAAAGTACTTTTACCATTGACGGAAAAACAGCAAATGGTCAAGATGTGAAAGATATCGCAACCGTGAATATTCAAAATAATCAAGCGGTTGTTACATTTAATAATAATGTTTCTAAGTTACCAAATGGATTTACAGGTCACTTCACTTTCTCAGTAGAAGCCCAATGGGCATTAGAAGGAACATCTCAACAAACACAAGATGTCAAAATTGAAGTGAATGGTAAATATATTATCATCCATATTGTCCCAGGTACAACGACAGGTCCTGGACAAAATCCTTCTGGTCCGATTACCGCAAATATGGTAGAAAAAGTAGGACATAATGGGAAAAATGGATTAATCAACTGGCAAATTCAAGGAGCTACAGCACAAAATGCAACTGGAAATGTAGTTATTCATGATACACCAAATGCGACACCAGGTGCCTCATTCATTCCAAGCTCTTTCCATTTATATATCACACCTGCAGGTTCTACCCAACAATATCAAGTGGGATATACAAAATTAGTCCAATTAGGTTGGTTAAAAGTAAATGGTAATAGTTGGTCTCTTTCTGTTCCAGCTAAATATTTAGCAAATACAAATTGGATTGTTTATTATCAATGTAAACCTGATTCATTGAAAAATGGACAAAATTATACGAACCATGTCGTTGTTACTACTAATCACCAAACCGTTAAAGATGATTATGTATTGAAAATTACCGACCAAGGATCTGGTGGTATTACCGGAAATGAAGGTTCTTCAAGTTCAAGTTCTTCAGCTACGAAACCAACAACTCCAAGTAGTAGTTCAAGCAGTAGCTCATCCAGTTCAAGTAGTTCTAGTTCTTCCTCCAGTTCAAGTAGTAGCTCATCTAGCTCAAGTAGTAGTTCATCAACTTCATCTACCCCTGTAGATACAAGTTCAACTCCTGCCACTTCAGGCCCTTCTGGAGATACAGGAACTACAGGTACCTCTGATGAACCAACTGGTAACAAACCAAGTGGTAATAAACCAGGTCAAAGCACTGGAAACAAACCAGGTAATAAACCAAGTCAAGGCACTGGTAACAAACCAGGTAATAAACCAAGTGGTAATAAGCCAAGCCAAGGTACTGGTAACAAACCAAATACTGGTACTACGCCAGGACAAGGTGAATCTGGTCAACCTTCTTCAGGACAAGGATCTAGTTCTCAATCTCGTCCTAATGGAACAGGTAGCCATTCCGGTAGCCAAGGGGGAAATACAGAAGTAGTAGATACAACAATCGACGACACAACAGTTGATGATGTCAACCAAAATACTCGACCAAATACGGGTAGTGTACAAGAGTTTGATAAAGATGTATTACCTCAAACTGGTGCCCAAAAAGAAAGAAAATTAGTCCTTTTAGGTACTTCTTTCCTTGTAGCCGCTAGTGGAATTTCTTACCTATGGTATCGTCATAAAAAACAAAATCGTAAAGCATAG
- the pyrR gene encoding bifunctional pyr operon transcriptional regulator/uracil phosphoribosyltransferase PyrR, whose protein sequence is MTETMKQIIDAEAMKRMITRLSYEIIEKNKGLEDVVLLGIRSRGSDIALRIAKRLEELEDTKVPVASIDITAYRDDKKEDTTYSNQEAVHFSITDKKVILVDDVLYTGRTIRAALDAVMDLGRPQSISLVALVDRGHRELPIRADHVGKNIPTAKSEEIVVLLEETDGKDGIYLK, encoded by the coding sequence ATGACAGAGACAATGAAACAAATTATTGATGCTGAAGCTATGAAACGTATGATTACTCGTCTGTCTTATGAGATTATTGAAAAGAACAAAGGATTAGAAGATGTTGTTTTATTAGGAATTCGTTCTCGTGGAAGTGATATTGCTTTACGCATTGCAAAACGTTTAGAAGAATTAGAAGATACGAAAGTCCCTGTCGCAAGTATTGATATTACTGCGTACCGCGATGATAAAAAAGAAGACACTACTTATTCTAATCAAGAAGCGGTTCATTTTTCTATTACAGATAAAAAAGTTATTTTAGTAGATGATGTATTATATACGGGTCGTACCATTCGTGCAGCCTTAGATGCAGTAATGGATCTAGGACGTCCACAATCTATTTCTTTAGTAGCATTAGTAGATCGCGGTCATCGTGAATTACCTATCCGTGCTGACCATGTAGGGAAAAATATCCCGACTGCAAAATCAGAAGAAATTGTAGTCTTATTAGAAGAAACCGATGGTAAAGATGGTATTTATTTAAAATAA